Genomic segment of Thiomonas sp. FB-Cd:
GCAAGCGCGGCCTCGAGGCTTCACCGACCAGCGAGTTGTTGATCGAGGAGTCGCTCATCGGCTGGAAGGAATTCGAGATGGAGGTTGTGCGTGACAAGGCGGACAACTGCATCATCGTGTGCTCGATCGAGAATCTTGACCCGATGGGCGTGCACACCGGCGACTCCATTACCGTAGCGCCAGCGCAGACCCTAACCGACAAGGAATACCAGATCATGCGCGATGCGAGCATCGCCGTGCTGCGTGAGATTGGTGTGGACACGGGCGGGTCGAACGTGCAGTTTGCGATCAACCCGAAAGATGGGCGCATGATCGTGATCGAGATGAATCCACGGGTCTCGCGCTCCTCGGCGCTGGCGTCAAAGGCGACGGGATTTCCCATCGCCAAGGTGGCTGCAAAGTTGGCCGTGGGCTACACGATGGATGAGTTGCGCAACGAGATTACGGGTGGCGCGACTCCCGCCTCCTTCGAGCCGACAATTGATTATGTTGTCACCAAAGTGCCGCGCTTCGCGTTCGAGAAATTTCCCCAAGCCGATTCGCACCTGACCACGCAGATGAAATCAGTGGGAGAGGTCATGGCGATCGGCAGCACCTTTCAGGAGAGTTTCCAGAAAGCGCTGCGTGGCTTGGAAGTCGGTGTGGACGGATTGAATCAAAAGACGACCGATCGCGAGACCTTGGAACGCGAGCTCGGTGAGCCAGGTCCCGAGCGCATCTGGTACTTGGGTGATGCGCTCGCACAGGGGTTTAGTCTCGATGACGTGCATCAACTCACCCGTATTGACCCGTGGTTCCTTGCGCAAATCAAAGACATCGTCGACATCGAACTGCAACTAGACAACGAGCATTTGGATGCGATTGACGCTGAGACCATGCGCTGGCTAAAGCGCAAGGGCTTTTCCGACCGCCGTCTGGCGTATTTGCTCAAAAGTACGGAAAGCGGCGTACGCAAGCGCCGGCACGAACTGGGCATACGCCCGGTGTACAAGCGGGTGGACACCTGCGCCGCTGAATTTGCCACGCAGACGGCGTATCTCTACTCGACCTATGAGGACGAGTGCGAGGCGGAACCGACCACACGCAAAAAGATTATGGTGCTCGGCGGCGGGCCCAACCGTATCGGGCAAGGCATTGAATTCGACTACTGCTGCGTACACGCGGCACTGGCATTGCGCGAAGACGGCTTTGAGACCATCATGGTCAATTGCAATCCCGAGACCGTTTCCACGGATTACGACACCTCGGATCGCCTGTATTTCGAGCCACTTACACTTGAAGACGTGCTCGAAATCGTCGACAAGGAAGGGCCGACAGGGGTGATCGTGCAGTATGGTGGGCAAACGCCGCTCAAGCTCGCGCTCGCGCTGGAGGCGGCCGGCGTGCCAGTGATTGGAACGAGCCCCGACATGATTGATGCAGCGGAAGACAGGGAGCGTTTTCAGAAGCTCATCAATGATCTGGGGCTGCTTCAGCCACCGAACCGCACGGCACGCTCAGAGAGTGAAGCCATCACCCGAGCAGAGGAAATTGGCTACCCGCTGGTCGTACGGCCGAGCTATGTGCTGGGTGGGCGGGCGATGGAAATCGTGCATGAGCAGCGTGACTTGGAGCGCTACATGCGGGAGGCTGTGAAGGTGTCCCATGACTCTCCAGTGCTCCTCGATCGCTTCCTGAATGACGCGATTGAATGTGACGTGGATGCAATCTGCGACGGGCAGGATGTCTATGTCGCTGGGGTCATGGAACACATTGAACAAGCAGGCGTGCATTCGGGCGACTCGGCTTGTTCGCTGCCGCCTTATTCACTGTCGGCAGCGACTATCGCCGAGCTTGAGCGTCAGACCGTGGCCATGGCGCGTGGCTTGAGCGTCGTGGGTCTGATGAACGTCCAGTTTGCGATCCAGCAGGATGGAGAGGAGGACCGTATCTTCGTGCTGGAGGTTAACCCGCGCGCTTCGCGCACCGTGCCCTTCGTGTCGAAGGCAACAGGTCTGCAATTGGCCAAAGTCGCCGCACGCTGCATGGTGGGACAGACTTTACGGCAGCAGGCGATCCCGGCCCAAGTCATCCCCGGTTACTTCAGCGTCAAAGAGGCGGTCTTTCCCTTCGTCAAGTTTCCCGGCGTGGATCCGATCCTTGGCCCGGAAATGAAGTCGACCGGTGAGGTCATGGGTGTCGGCCGTAGCTTTGGCGAAGCCTTCGTCAAATCTCAAATTGCTGCCGGAACGCGTCTTCCCGATGCGGGCAAGATCGGCGGAGCCAAAGTATTTCTTTCGGTCAAAAATAACGACAAGGCGCGCATGGTTGAAGTTGCGCGTGATCTTCTGACGATGGGGTTCGCACTTACTGCGACGCGCGGTACCGCGGCAGCACTGGCGTCTGCGGGTCTGCCGGTTGAGGTTGTCAACAAGGTCACCGAGGGCCGCCCCAATGTCGTGGACATGATGAAAAATGGTGATATCGTCTTGGTCGTCAACACCGTCGAGGAGCGTCGCAATGCGATCGCGGACTCGCGTGCCATCCGCATTACGGCGCTTGCCAGTCGCGTCGCGACCTTCACAACCATTGCTGGCGCCGAGGCCGCCGTTGAAGGCATGAAATGCCTGAGCAGCTTGGAGGTCTACCCGCTGCAGGCTTTACACGAATCGCTGCATTTGGCACACTGAAAACCAAATCAGTCGAGCATCGCCGTGGCAGTGCGCTGCTGCGGCGTTTTTTTTTACATTGTTTTGTGGACACATGATTATGCCTACTCCCATGACTCGGCGCGGCGCCGAAAAGCTCCGGGCTGAACTGCAGCGCCTCAAGTCCGTCGATCGCCATGCGGTCATCCAGGCTATCGCGGAAGCACGCGCGCAGGGTGACTTGTCCGAAAATGCCGAATACGAAGCTGCAAAAGACCGCCAAGGTTTCATTGAAGGCCGCATCGCCGAAATTGAGAGCAAACTGTCGTCAGCGCAGGTGATCGACCCGGCCGAGTTGCACGCCGATGGTCGGGTGGTGTTTGGCGCCACCGTGGAACTGTCCGACGAGGAAACAGGTGAATCGGTGCTCTACCAGATCGTCGGCGACGACGAGGCCGACTTGAAGCACGGCATGATTTCAGTCAGTTCCCCCATCGCGCGTGCGCTGATTGGCAAGGAAGAGGGCGATATTGCGCAGGTTATGGCCCCCGGCGGTGTGCGGGGCTACGAGATTGTCAAGGTCCGATACGCATGAGCAATCTGCGCGCACGCTGGGTTCTCGCCGCACTATGGCTTGGCGGCTTGGCCGCGGTGGGCTTAATCGGCGCCCCCACGGCTTTCGCGGTGCTGCCGGACCGGATGCAGGGAGCGGCCGTTGCCAGTCGCATGTTCTATCTGATGACGCTGGCGGCACTGGTGCTCGGTTGCTTGCTGATGATTCTGGAGCGTCACCATGCGCAGCCGCTGGCGGCGTCGAAACCGTTCTTCCTGGTCCTCGGTGGTCTGTTCTTTGCCGTGCTGGGGGAGTTTGGGATCGTGCCTCGCCTCATTGCTGCTGCGGCAGCGCACGCACCTGATGCCGGGATATGGCATGCAATAGCCAGCTTGGTGTACCTGCTCCAAGCGGCCTGCGTGTTCGCATACGTCTGGATTCTGCCTGTCTCGGCAGCCCGGCTCGGGCGGTGATCGTAGCCTCAGCCCAACCGGATTTTCTTGATGCTTGACTGGCGCGGCTTGGCTCGCTTGACTTTGCCCGTGGCGGTAAGTCGCTCATTGCCAAGGACAGTGACGCGCTTGACGCGCGCGCGGTGCGTGGGGCTGGAGGAGGGGACAACCACTTTCACCTGTTTGGGCGCTGCCTTCTTGCCACCCTTGGCGACAGCAGGCGCATGCGCTTCGGCGGGTACAGGCCGAAATAACACGAGGATTTTTCCGATCGACTGCACCGGTGCTGCCTTCAGGTCGTGGCAAATGCGCTCCATCATGTCGGCGCGCATCTGTCGGTCGTCCGAAGCCACGCGAACCTTGATCAGACCATGGGCAGCGAGAGCGCGGTCGATTTCAGCGATCACCGCATCGGTGAGGCCCTGGTCGCCGATCAGCACGGTGGGCTTGAGCGGGTGCGCTTGCGCACGCTTGACGCTGCGGTCGGCGGGAGTAAGTAGTAAGGTAGTCATGGCCGAATTATCCGTCTTCTCGATGCGCGCCCTGCAGCGCGGCTAAACAGCATCTCCGACCGAGGCCTTCAGCACTGATGAAAAAGAACCGCTTCAAGAAAGCCTGGCTTAACGAGCACCTGCATGACCCTTTCGTCAAGCGGGCGCAAAAGGAGAACTATCGCTCCCGTGCGGTATACAAGCTGCAGGAGATCGACGAGATCCACAAGCTTCTGCGGCCCGGACAAATTATCGTGGATCTGGGCAGCGCCCCAGGTGCCTGGTCGCAGTACCTCAGCAGAAAACTGGGCGACGGCGAGGGGAGCCTCAGGGGCGAAGTCATCGCTCTTGACCTGCTGCCCATGGAGCCGGTGGGTGGTGTCCGGTTTATCCAGGGGGATTTCCGAGAGGCGGAGACACTGGCCCAGCTCGAAGCCGCACTCCAGGGGCGCGGGGTGGACGTAGTTCTCTCCGATATGGCGCCCAACCTATCGGGCATCGCTTCGGCCGATGCGGCACGCATTGAACATCTGGCTGACTTGTCGCTGGAATTCGCGCGAAAGTGGCTGAAGGACGATGGCGCATTGTTGATCAAGAGCTTCCACACGGGGTACTTCAGTCAAATCGTCAACCGCTTCAAGCTGCAATTCAAGACGGTCAAGACCATTAAACCGAAGGCCTCCCGGGATCGCTCGGCTGAGGTGTTCATTCTGGGGTTGGACCCCAAACCAACGGAAGTGAAGCCCGAATGAGCTATTGCATATAAAAAATCAATAGTTTTCGCCAATTATTTCCTTGGAGCATGTGTGCCTAATGCGCGAAATCAAGGCCTCAAGACTTGATTCGCCTAGAATCGGGCGCAGATTGAGGCTAGTGCAGCAATCGTATGCTCCACGCTGGAGTTCCAGGAGTCCGTCTTGAACAATCAATGGTTTTCCAAGGTCGCAATCTGGCTGGTGATCGGGCTTGTGCTCTTCACCGTGTTCAAGCAGTTCGACCGCACGGCGCCGACCGATTCGGTGAGTTACACCCAATTCATGCAAGAGGCCAAGCAGGGTCGCGTGAAAAAGGTCATCGTGCATCAGAGCGGCACATTGGATGTGACGACCACTGAAGGCCGGCGCTACACGCTCACATCTCCCGGCGACCTGTGGATGACGGGCGATCTGATCAAGGATGGTGTGCAGGTTGTAGGCGCTCCGCGCGAGGAGCAGTCCTTCCTGATGCAGATTCTGATTTCTTGGTTCCCCATGCTCCTGCTCATCGGCGTGTGGGTGTATTTCATGCGCCAGATGCAAGGTGGAGGCCGCGGCGGAGCATTCAGCTTTGGAAAGTCAAAGGCACGCCTGCTCGATGAATCCAGTAATACGGTGACCTTCGCTGATGTCGCTGGATGCGATGAGGCTAAGGAAGAGGTCAAGGAATTGGTGGACTTTCTGCGTGATCCGCAGAAATTCCAGAAACTGGGTGGCCGCATTCCCCGCGGTGTGCTGCTCGTCGGGCCGCCCGGTACGGGCAAGACCTTGCTTGCGAAAAGTGTGGCGGGCGAAGCCAAAGTACCGTTTTTCTCGATTTCGGGTTCGGACTTTGTCGAGATGTTCGTGGGCGTCGGTGCATCGCGCGTGCGCGACATGTTCGAGACTGCAAAGAAACACGCACCCTGCATCATCTTCATTGACGAGATCGACGCCGTGGGGCGCCATCGTGGTGCGGGCCTGGGCGGCGGCAACGATGAGCGCGAACAGACGCTCAACCAAATGCTCGTTGAGATGGACGGCTTTGACACCAACTTGGGTGTGATCGTGATCGCGGCAACCAATCGTCCGGACATTCTGGACCCCGCGTTGTTGCGCCCGGGCCGCTTTGATCGCCAGGTCTACGTGCAGTTGCCCGATATCCGCGGCCGCGAGCAGATCCTGATCGTCCACATGCGCAAGGCTCCAGTGGGGCCCGATGTGCGCGCCGACATCATTGCACGCGGCACGCCAGGGTTCTCAGGTGCCGATCTCGCAAATCTGGTGAACGAGGCATCGCTTTTCGCGGCGCGCCGCAATGGGCGCCTGGTGGAGATGGAAGATTTCGAGCGTGCCAAGGACAAGATCATGATGGGGGCTGAGCGCCGGTCCATGGTCATGCCTGAGGAGGAGCGCCGCAACACGGCCTATCACGAAGCTGGCCATGCGCTCGTCGCGCGCTTGATGCCGCAGACCGATCCGGTGCACAAGGTCACAATCATTCCGCGTGGCCGGGCGTTGGGTTTGACCATGCAGCTCCCCGAGATGGACCGCTACAGCATGGGCCGGGATCGGATCCTCAGCATGATCTCGGTGCTGTTCGGCGGGCGCATCGCGGAAGAAGTGTTCATGAATCAGATGACCACGGGTGCCTCCAATGACTTTGAGCGCGCCACCCAGTTGGCGCGCGACATGGTGACGCGCTATGGGATGTCCGATTCGCTCGGCCCGATGGTGTACGCGGAAAACGAAGGAGAGGTGTTCATCGGTCGGTCCATCACCAGGACCACGCATGTGTCTGAACAGACCATGCAAAAAGTTGATGCAGAAATTCGTCGCATCATTGATGAGCAGTACGCCTTGGCGCGCAAGCTCATTGAAGACAACAAGGACAAGATGCATGCGATGGCGAAGGCTTTGCTTGAATGGGAGACCATTGACGCCGAGCAGATCGATGACATTATGGCGGGTCGCCCGCCGCGCCCACCCCGTCCCCCCGGCGCGACGACGACAGGCCAACCACCCGCCACAGGTGGTCGCCCAAGCGGCTTGCCAGCGGACGCACCAACTGCTTCGGCTGCGTGATTTGCGCGCGACATCCTGCGAACGGCCCGGAAGCATCCGGGCCGTTTTCATGCGCCCCTGCCTGCGCACTTGACCTTTCGGATTGATGGCTCGCTTTTGGTCCGCTGGGCGTTTTAGACTGGCTTTGCAACGGCCGCTGGTCATGGGCATCGTCAACGTCACGCCGGATTCCTTCTCCGATGGCGGACGCTATGCCAATGCTGATGCAGCGATCGCCCACGCGCGTAGGCTCGTGGATGAAGGTGCTGACATTCTCGACATCGGTGGCGAGACAACTCGCCCCGGCTCTCATCCGCTGCCACAAGAGCAGGAATGGCAACGCATTGGGCCCGTGCTGCGCGAACTGGTGCGCTGGGGCGTGCCGATCTCGGTTGACACCTACAAGCCGCAAACCATGCGTTTGGCGCTTGAGCTTGGAGTCGACATCATCAATGACGTGTATGCCCTGCGCATGTCCGGGGCTGAGGCCGTTGTTGCGCCTTCAAATGCCGGCGTGTGTCTCATGCATATGCGCGGTGATCCTGCCACCATGCAAGAGTCGCCACACTACACGGATGTTGTCGCCGAGGTGCGTGAATTCTTGCTCGCACGGGCTGACGCGTTGCTGGCACAAGGTGTTGCCGCAGAGCGCATCTGCCTCGATCCGGGCTTTGGTTTCGGCAAGCGCCTTGAGCACAACATTGCGCTCGCGCGCAGTCTGGAGGCCATCACTGACAGTGCTTATCCGGTACTCGTCGGCATTTCGCGCAAGTCCATGATTGGCGGCACGTCGGGGCGCCCGATCCCGGAGCGGCTGCCCGGCAGCTTGGCCGCAGCCCTGGCGTGTGTGGCTGCGGGATCGGCGATCATACGCGTGCATGATGTGGCCGAGACGGTTGACGCCTTGAAGGTGTGGGCAGCGATGCGAGGCTGAGCCTGCCAAGTCAGTCGCTCGGTGCTGAAGCGGCAAGGTGTACGGTCAAAATACAGAACGAGTCACGAGGTGGAGAGCCTATGAGCAGACAGTATTTCGGAACGGACGGCGTGCGAGGGCGCGTGGGTACGAGCCCCATCGTTCCCGAGTTCGGCCTGCGCCTGGGGCATGCCGCAGGCAAAGTGCTGCGCCAGCGTGGCACCACGCGGCCGACTGTGCTGATCGGCAAGGACACACGGGTGTCGGGCTATATGTTCGAGGCGGCTCTGGAATGCGGTTTTGCAGCAGCTGGGTGCGACGTGGTCCTCGTGGGCCCGCTGCCTACTCCTGGTGTGGCATACCTGACGCGTGCGTTGCGCCTGGATCTGGGCGTCGTCATTAGCGCCTCTCACAACCCCTACGCTGACAATGGCATCAAGTTCTTCTCCGCCGCCGGCAGCAAGCTGCCCGACAGCTGGGAAGAGGAGGTCGAGGCCGCACTGCCCGAGGCCGAGGGGTGTGTACCGTCTGAGCAACTCGGCAAGGCGCGACGGCTCGATGACGCCGCTGGGCGATACATCGAGTTTTGCAAGAGCACATTTCCGAACCATCTCACGCTCAAGGGCCTTCGCTTGGTGGTGGACTGTGCGCACGGTGCCGGTTATCACATTGCCCCATCCGTGTTCCATGAGCTTGGGGCGGACGTGATTTCAATTGGCGTACAACCCGACGGGTTCAACATCAACAAGGACGTTGGGGCCACAGCGCCCGACGCCTTGATCCGCGCTACGCGGTCCAATCATGCGGATTACGGCATTGCGCTCGATGGCGACGCTGACCGGCTGCAACTGGTGGACAGCAGCGGTCGCCTGTTCAACGGCGACGAGCTGCTGTATCTCCTCGCAATGGACCGTCGGCCCGCCGGCGTCGTCGGTACGCTGATGACCAACCTTGCGGTGGAGCAGGCCATCAGGGCTCAGGGCATGGAGTTTGTGCGCGCGGCGGTGGGGGACCGGTACGTGCTTGAGGAGTTACTGACGCGCGGTTGGCAATTGGGCGGCGAGGGATCTGGCCATTTGCTGATGTTGGATCGTCATACAACTGGGGACGGCATCATCGCCGCGCTGCAGATCCTGGAGCTCGTGGTGCGAACCGGGAAGAGTCTTTCCAATCAGCTCGCTGCCGTGCGCCTGTATCCCCAGACTTTGCTGAACGTCAAGCTTCCACCGGGGCTGGATTGGAGGATGCATGATGGTTTTGCCCGCGCACGCTCTGAGGCAGAGAAGCGGATCAACGGCCGCGGCCGCGTCCTTGTCCGGCCTTCGGGCACCGAGCCGGTCCTGCGCATCATGGTCGAGCATCAAGAGGCCCATGTTGGGGAACGCACCGCGCGAGAGCTCGCCGAGTCCCTAAGCCTTTGACCTGAACCCGAAGGGCACGAGGGGCGCCGTAGCGGGAGTCTGGATCGCGCCAAGCGCGTCCTGGCCCCGAAAGACTGCGGTTGCGCCGGCCGCGCCCTACGCTGAGCGCGCGCACATGGGCGCCGCCCACGCAAAGGGCATGCGGGCATGCAACCAAAACCGATCGGGGCGCGGCAACCGGGCGTTGCGGGCGGGGCGTTATGTGCGGCCAGGCTTCGGCGATATGATTGTCATATGATTGTCACAATGCGTTCTTACGATGCCCGGTGTGGCTGAGAAAACCACGCCGTTTCCATCTTAGGAGAATGACATATGAAATTGAATCGTCGATCGTTTGCCAAAGCTGCCATCGCTGTCGCCGTGTCTGGCGCCGTCGGCGCGGGTGTGATGGCCACTGCCTTTGCAGGGGAAACTCTCACCGGTGCTGGCAGCACATGGGTGTATCCGCTGGTTGTCAAGTGGTCCGTGGCCTATGACAAAGAAACCGGTAACAAGGTGAACTACCAGGGGATTGGCTCAGGTGGTGGTATCGCCCAGATCAAGGCTGGCACCGTGGCGTTTGGCGCCAGTGACATGCCACTCAAGCCCGAAGAGCTGCAAAAGGATGGCTTGATCCAGTTTCCCACGGCCATCGCTGGCGAGGATCTCGTCTACAACTTGCCGGGCATCAAGCCGGGTGAGCTCATTCTGAGTGGCCCGGTGGTCGCCGACATTTACCTCGGCAAGATCAAAAAATGGAATGATCCGGCGATTGTCAAGCTCAACCCAGGTGTGAAGCTGCCTGACATGGCCGTCACGGTCGTGCACCGTTCCGACGGCTCCGGGACAACCTTCACGTTTGCTGACTACCTGTCCAAGGTCAGCCCCGAGTGGAAAGAGAAGATCGGCGCCAATACCTCGCTGAACTGGCCCGCAGGTGTCGGCGGCAAGGGTAACGAGGGCGTCGCAGCCTATGTGCAGCGCATTCCTGGGTCGATCGGCTATGTGGAATACGCCTACATTTTGGAAAACAAGCTCGCCTACGCTCGCATGTATAACCGCGACGGCAAGCTCGTGAGCCCCAGCTTGAAAGGCTTCCAGGCGGCTGCCGCTCACATTGACTTCACCAAGGCGAAGGATTTCTACGTGATTCTGACCGACCAGCAAGGTCCTGACACATGGCCCATTTCCGGTTGCACCTGGCAGATCCTGCGCAAGGCATCGCCCAAGGCGACCAATGAGGCCGTGACCAAGTTCTTCAGCTGGGGCTTCGAGAAGGGCCAATCCATGGCCGAATCCATTGCATTCGGACCGCTGCCGCCCAGCACCGTGGACGCGATCAAGGCCTACTGGAAACAGAATCTGGGTATCTGACTGCAATAGAAGACGCTCAATATGAATGGATCCGAAGTTGTGACAGGCGCCCAGGTCGAACTGAGTGCCGCTTCGGAGCAGAAATCCGCTGGAAAGTCTTCGGGCTTTCCAGCGGATTTTCTGTTCCGAAAATTTACCGGCTTCGTCGCTTTCATCGTGGCTGCCACCCTGGTTGCCATCATGATTTCCCTCATCATTGAGGGCTGGTCGGCATTGCACACCTTCGGATGGAAATTCCTGATCACCAGCACCTGGGATCCCGTCAGCAACGTTTACGGTGCACTGGTCTTCATCGTTGGCACGCTCTTGAGTTCCCTCATTGCCATGGTGATCGCGGTACCAGTGAGCTTCGGCATCGCATTGTTTATCTCTGAACTGTCGCCGCGCTGGTTGCGCGGTCCAATTTCTGCTGTTATCGAATTGTTGGCAGCGATCCCCAGCATCATTTACGGCATGTGGGGATTGCTGGTGTTTGCGCCCTGGTTTGGGAACATCGAGCCGTGGATCAATGATCACCTCGGCGTCATTCCAGGCATCGGCATGCTGTTTCAGGGCCCACCCATGGGCATCGGCATGTTGACCGCAGGTATCGTCCTTGCGATCATGGTCATCCCCTTTATCGCGTCGGTCATGCGTGACGTGTTCATGATTACGCCAGCGGCCTTGAAGGAGTCCGCCTATGCATTGGGGGCGACCACATGGGAGGTTGCGCGTCACGTGATCCTGCCCTTTACCCGCAGGGCCGTGACAGGCGGCATTTTCCTCGGTCTCGGGCGTGCATTGGGCGAGACCATGGCTGTGACCTTCATCATCGGCAACGCCAATAATCTGAGCGCCAGCTTGTTGATGCCTGGCGCTTCAATTGCCTCTGTCATTGCCAACGAATTCACCGAGGCGACGACGCCCCTCTACAAATCCTCGCTGTTGGCGCTCGGCTTGATCCTTTTCGTCATCACGGTGGTGGTTCTGGCGCTGGCCAAATTGCTTTTGTTGCGGCTGGACGCAAGCCTGGAAGGTAAGAAGGCATGATTTCGCTCTACACAAGGCGACAGCTGATCAACAAGATCAATCTGACGATCGCTGTCCTGATGACCGTCTTTGGTGTTTTTTGGGTCGTTTGGATTCTCTGGACCACCCTGCGCTATGGGCTCCCGGCGCTCAATTTGCAGCTGTTCACCCAGGACACGCCACCGCCAGGCGCCGATGGTGGGGGGTTGCGAAATGCCTTTGTCGGCAGCCTGCTTCTGCTCGGTGTGGCTGTTGCCATCGGCACGCCCATCGGTGTGCTTGCTGGCACGTGGCTGGGCGAATTTGCCGTCAAGCACAGGCTTGGTGCCGTTGTACGTTTCCTCAACGACATCCTTCTAAGCGCTCCGTCAATCGTCATTGGCCTGTTTGCATATGCCATCCTGGTCGATCCGTTGGGTCATTTCTCGGGATATTCCGGTGCCGTTGCCCTGGCCCTGATCCTCATTCCGGTGGTGGTGCGCACGACCGATGAGATGCTGCGCCTTGTCCCGGGTTCGCTGCGTGAGGCGGCGATTGCGCTCGGCACACCGCACTGGAAGATGGTCACCAAAATAACCTGGAAAGCTGCATCGACAGGCATCCTCACGGGGATCATCCTTGGTATCGCGCGAATCAGCGGCGAGACTGCGCCGCTGTTGTTCACGGCATTGAACAACCAGTATTTCAGCATGGACATGAATCACTCCATGGCCAACTTGCCGATCGTCATCTTCCAGTTTGCGCTCAGTCCCTATGCCAACTGGCAGAAGATGGCCTGGGCAGGTGCATTTGTCGCTGTGGGCTTCATCCTGGTGCTCAGTCTCAGCTCACGCTGGCTGCTCAGTCGCGGCACCAAGCTTTGAGCGCCCACCGATCCTTTTCATTTGCCAATCATGCAAACCCCCATTCCTATTGCCACGCCTGACGCTGTCTCGGATGGGCCGCGGCCAGTTCAGCGGATCAAGATAGAAACGCGTAACCTCAGTTTCTTTTACGGCAAGTTCCAGGCGATCAAGAACGTCAACCTCGATATCCCGGAGAACCAGGTAACCGCGTTTATCGGTCCCTCGGGTTGCGGGAAATCGACCTTGCTGCGCATGTTCAACCGGATGTATGAGCTCTATCCGGACCAGCGCGCCGATGGCGAAATCAATATCGACGGGGAAAACATTCTTACCTCGAAGAAAAATGTGTCGCTCATTCGCGCCAAGATCGGCATGGTGTTTCAAAAGCCCACGCCGTTTCCAATGTCAATCTACGAGAACATCGCGTTCGGGGTGCGCCTTTATGAAAAGCTCGGTCGTGCCGAAATGGACGAGCGTGTGGAGGCCAGCCTGACCCGCGCAGGCCTCTGGGGCG
This window contains:
- the carB gene encoding carbamoyl-phosphate synthase large subunit is translated as MPKRTDIHSILIIGAGPIVIGQACEFDYSGAQACKALQEEGYKVILVNSNPATIMTDPETADVTYIEPITWQVMETIIARERPDAILPTMGGQTALNCALDLHREGVLDRYKCELIGAKPEAIDKAEDRQKFKEAMTRIGLGSARSGIAHSMDEAWAVQRSIGFPTIIRPSFTLGGTGGGIAYNPEEFEVICKRGLEASPTSELLIEESLIGWKEFEMEVVRDKADNCIIVCSIENLDPMGVHTGDSITVAPAQTLTDKEYQIMRDASIAVLREIGVDTGGSNVQFAINPKDGRMIVIEMNPRVSRSSALASKATGFPIAKVAAKLAVGYTMDELRNEITGGATPASFEPTIDYVVTKVPRFAFEKFPQADSHLTTQMKSVGEVMAIGSTFQESFQKALRGLEVGVDGLNQKTTDRETLERELGEPGPERIWYLGDALAQGFSLDDVHQLTRIDPWFLAQIKDIVDIELQLDNEHLDAIDAETMRWLKRKGFSDRRLAYLLKSTESGVRKRRHELGIRPVYKRVDTCAAEFATQTAYLYSTYEDECEAEPTTRKKIMVLGGGPNRIGQGIEFDYCCVHAALALREDGFETIMVNCNPETVSTDYDTSDRLYFEPLTLEDVLEIVDKEGPTGVIVQYGGQTPLKLALALEAAGVPVIGTSPDMIDAAEDRERFQKLINDLGLLQPPNRTARSESEAITRAEEIGYPLVVRPSYVLGGRAMEIVHEQRDLERYMREAVKVSHDSPVLLDRFLNDAIECDVDAICDGQDVYVAGVMEHIEQAGVHSGDSACSLPPYSLSAATIAELERQTVAMARGLSVVGLMNVQFAIQQDGEEDRIFVLEVNPRASRTVPFVSKATGLQLAKVAARCMVGQTLRQQAIPAQVIPGYFSVKEAVFPFVKFPGVDPILGPEMKSTGEVMGVGRSFGEAFVKSQIAAGTRLPDAGKIGGAKVFLSVKNNDKARMVEVARDLLTMGFALTATRGTAAALASAGLPVEVVNKVTEGRPNVVDMMKNGDIVLVVNTVEERRNAIADSRAIRITALASRVATFTTIAGAEAAVEGMKCLSSLEVYPLQALHESLHLAH
- the greA gene encoding transcription elongation factor GreA; this encodes MTRRGAEKLRAELQRLKSVDRHAVIQAIAEARAQGDLSENAEYEAAKDRQGFIEGRIAEIESKLSSAQVIDPAELHADGRVVFGATVELSDEETGESVLYQIVGDDEADLKHGMISVSSPIARALIGKEEGDIAQVMAPGGVRGYEIVKVRYA
- a CDS encoding DUF4149 domain-containing protein is translated as MSNLRARWVLAALWLGGLAAVGLIGAPTAFAVLPDRMQGAAVASRMFYLMTLAALVLGCLLMILERHHAQPLAASKPFFLVLGGLFFAVLGEFGIVPRLIAAAAAHAPDAGIWHAIASLVYLLQAACVFAYVWILPVSAARLGR
- the yhbY gene encoding ribosome assembly RNA-binding protein YhbY; translation: MTTLLLTPADRSVKRAQAHPLKPTVLIGDQGLTDAVIAEIDRALAAHGLIKVRVASDDRQMRADMMERICHDLKAAPVQSIGKILVLFRPVPAEAHAPAVAKGGKKAAPKQVKVVVPSSSPTHRARVKRVTVLGNERLTATGKVKRAKPRQSSIKKIRLG
- a CDS encoding RlmE family RNA methyltransferase gives rise to the protein MKKNRFKKAWLNEHLHDPFVKRAQKENYRSRAVYKLQEIDEIHKLLRPGQIIVDLGSAPGAWSQYLSRKLGDGEGSLRGEVIALDLLPMEPVGGVRFIQGDFREAETLAQLEAALQGRGVDVVLSDMAPNLSGIASADAARIEHLADLSLEFARKWLKDDGALLIKSFHTGYFSQIVNRFKLQFKTVKTIKPKASRDRSAEVFILGLDPKPTEVKPE
- the ftsH gene encoding ATP-dependent zinc metalloprotease FtsH, whose amino-acid sequence is MNNQWFSKVAIWLVIGLVLFTVFKQFDRTAPTDSVSYTQFMQEAKQGRVKKVIVHQSGTLDVTTTEGRRYTLTSPGDLWMTGDLIKDGVQVVGAPREEQSFLMQILISWFPMLLLIGVWVYFMRQMQGGGRGGAFSFGKSKARLLDESSNTVTFADVAGCDEAKEEVKELVDFLRDPQKFQKLGGRIPRGVLLVGPPGTGKTLLAKSVAGEAKVPFFSISGSDFVEMFVGVGASRVRDMFETAKKHAPCIIFIDEIDAVGRHRGAGLGGGNDEREQTLNQMLVEMDGFDTNLGVIVIAATNRPDILDPALLRPGRFDRQVYVQLPDIRGREQILIVHMRKAPVGPDVRADIIARGTPGFSGADLANLVNEASLFAARRNGRLVEMEDFERAKDKIMMGAERRSMVMPEEERRNTAYHEAGHALVARLMPQTDPVHKVTIIPRGRALGLTMQLPEMDRYSMGRDRILSMISVLFGGRIAEEVFMNQMTTGASNDFERATQLARDMVTRYGMSDSLGPMVYAENEGEVFIGRSITRTTHVSEQTMQKVDAEIRRIIDEQYALARKLIEDNKDKMHAMAKALLEWETIDAEQIDDIMAGRPPRPPRPPGATTTGQPPATGGRPSGLPADAPTASAA
- the folP gene encoding dihydropteroate synthase, which encodes MARFWSAGRFRLALQRPLVMGIVNVTPDSFSDGGRYANADAAIAHARRLVDEGADILDIGGETTRPGSHPLPQEQEWQRIGPVLRELVRWGVPISVDTYKPQTMRLALELGVDIINDVYALRMSGAEAVVAPSNAGVCLMHMRGDPATMQESPHYTDVVAEVREFLLARADALLAQGVAAERICLDPGFGFGKRLEHNIALARSLEAITDSAYPVLVGISRKSMIGGTSGRPIPERLPGSLAAALACVAAGSAIIRVHDVAETVDALKVWAAMRG